Proteins from a single region of Gemmatimonadaceae bacterium:
- the rpoB gene encoding DNA-directed RNA polymerase subunit beta, which yields MSDIKQISYAKLDQGMEMPHLLDIQTRAFEALLQLDAASHDREDIGLERVFKDLFPISDVHENFSLEFVRYSLGEPKYSVEECIERDMTYSAPLKATLQLVINEVVNEQKRPRNIIEKEVYLGELPLLTPLGTFVINGAERVIVSQLHRSPGVVFEEATHPNGQRLISARIIPFRGSWVEFTVDIHDVVYVHIDKKKKFPATALLRAFGYGTNSDILRLFFAVRDLDLTKKRESRTDQRELLGAIIAEDIALPGEATADDAPKARTKKAKAERERAENVLLVKEGDELTEEVYNRLRRQNIDTIKVFSSHMRVDLRDEQDAIERGEREVRRRLALDVVDSDGEVVAEAGQLLNDTVIKKIRKAEINKVSVFVTSGRAESTLIKNTLAKDPTHSEKEALSQIYALLRPGDAPDAQTAKQALERLFFSPKRYDLGRVGRYKINQRLGMNMPADYTVLSKEDFVEIIRYLVELHEGRGHVDDIDHLGNRRIRSVGELIANQFSVGLSRMARLVKERMSINTDPEKISLDDLVNARTVSAVIQAFFGSSQLSQFMDQTNPLAELTHKRRLSALGPGGLTRERAGFEVRDVHYSQYGRMCPIETPEGPNIGLITSLACYAQVNDLGFVETPYRVVKNGKVLNEIAWLDANREEGALIAQASARVDEHGNFLEDLVLCRQQGDAPLTPKDRIDYMDVAPEQLVSIAAALIPFLEHDDANRALMGSNMQRQAVPLLNPRTPLVGTGLEDKVAKDSGAVVIARRAGVVARVTADEIIIDAAAVERKKGAEGADGDRPLARLTQHDRYRLKKYWRTNQDTAINQRPLVRQGQKVKQGDVLADGAATELGQLALGSNVTVAFMPWYGHNFEDAIVLSERLVKDDVYSSIHIQELELHVRDTKRGQEEITREIPNVSEEALLDLDERGIVRIGAHVKPGDILVGKITPKGETELSPEEKLLTAIFGEKAKDVKDSSLKVPPGMEGVVIDVKIFSRIEDQVVEKDRGERIGEVRRLEGEEKVRVNEVRDSELIEVLDGQTIALALKAGTVEEAIAAGTKVTSASLREMRLSTIDLKTLRVENKRVNERLRQIIDASNEEKAKIEEKAEERIDRILQPDELPPGVIQLVKVYLAEKRKVSVGDKMAGRHGNKGIVARVVPEEDMPFLPDGRPVDIVLNPLGVPSRMNVGQILETHLGWVARILGFYAKTPVFQGTNEREIGLLLKMAGVIWAARALGLRTAAPAITDKDVVALLADIKPDVSTEHEVFVRLQEATLNDLGGRGMSQETRDMHHAIRDFLAGAAKELGEREETAIANQIAFHTAWVDDESQSASKRAEYKAALKQLEKRKALDSAALLTDHELPALAGMLGKKSEADVDAAAVELMRLAGLNAFGKVRLRDGRSGELFVSPVTVGEIYMLKLSHLVDDKIHARSIGPYSLVTQQPLAGKAQFGGQRFGEMEVWALEAYGAAHVLQEILTVKSDDVNGRSRVYEAIVKGQNLPEPGIPESFNVLVKELQALGIKVTMGQSADGYWGSQAAANAAGGDGTSSNGAGSGGEE from the coding sequence ATGTCTGACATCAAGCAAATTTCCTACGCGAAGCTCGACCAGGGGATGGAAATGCCCCACCTCCTGGACATCCAGACGCGCGCCTTCGAGGCGCTGCTCCAGCTGGATGCCGCCTCGCACGATCGTGAGGACATCGGTCTCGAGCGGGTCTTCAAGGACCTGTTCCCCATTTCCGACGTCCACGAAAACTTCTCCCTCGAGTTCGTTCGCTATTCGCTCGGCGAGCCGAAGTACTCCGTCGAAGAGTGCATCGAACGCGACATGACCTACTCGGCGCCGCTCAAGGCGACGCTGCAGCTGGTCATCAACGAGGTCGTCAACGAGCAGAAGCGCCCGCGCAACATCATCGAGAAAGAGGTCTATCTCGGCGAGCTGCCCCTGCTCACGCCGCTCGGCACGTTCGTCATCAACGGCGCGGAACGCGTCATCGTCAGCCAGCTGCACCGGTCGCCGGGCGTCGTCTTCGAGGAAGCGACCCATCCGAACGGCCAGCGCCTCATCTCGGCGCGCATCATCCCGTTCCGCGGCTCGTGGGTCGAGTTCACGGTCGACATCCACGACGTCGTGTACGTCCACATCGACAAGAAGAAGAAGTTCCCCGCCACGGCGCTTTTGCGCGCATTTGGCTACGGAACCAACTCGGACATTCTCCGACTCTTCTTCGCCGTCCGCGACCTCGACCTGACGAAGAAGCGCGAGAGCCGCACCGACCAGCGCGAGCTGCTCGGCGCGATCATCGCCGAGGACATCGCTCTGCCGGGCGAAGCCACCGCCGACGACGCGCCCAAGGCGCGCACCAAGAAGGCGAAGGCCGAGCGCGAGCGCGCCGAGAACGTGCTGCTCGTCAAGGAAGGCGACGAGCTGACGGAAGAGGTGTACAACCGCCTCCGCCGACAGAACATCGACACGATCAAGGTCTTCTCGTCGCACATGCGGGTCGACCTGCGCGACGAGCAGGACGCGATCGAGCGCGGCGAGCGTGAAGTCCGCCGCCGTCTGGCGCTCGACGTCGTCGATTCCGACGGCGAGGTGGTCGCCGAGGCCGGCCAGCTCCTCAACGACACGGTGATCAAGAAGATCCGCAAGGCGGAGATCAACAAGGTCAGCGTGTTCGTGACGTCGGGGCGGGCCGAGTCGACGCTCATCAAGAACACGCTCGCCAAGGATCCGACGCACAGCGAGAAGGAAGCGCTGTCGCAGATCTACGCGCTGCTGCGTCCGGGCGACGCGCCCGACGCGCAGACGGCCAAGCAGGCGCTCGAGCGTCTGTTCTTTTCGCCAAAGCGCTACGACCTGGGCCGCGTCGGCCGCTACAAGATCAACCAGCGGCTCGGCATGAACATGCCGGCCGACTACACCGTGCTCTCGAAGGAAGACTTCGTCGAGATCATCCGATATCTCGTCGAGCTGCATGAAGGCCGCGGACACGTCGACGACATCGACCACCTGGGCAACCGCCGCATCCGTTCGGTCGGCGAGCTGATCGCGAACCAGTTCTCCGTCGGCCTGTCGCGCATGGCGCGCCTGGTCAAGGAGCGCATGTCGATCAACACCGATCCGGAAAAGATCTCGCTCGACGACCTCGTGAACGCGCGCACCGTGTCGGCGGTGATCCAGGCATTCTTTGGATCGAGCCAATTGTCCCAATTCATGGACCAGACCAACCCGCTCGCCGAGTTGACGCACAAGCGTCGTCTCTCGGCGCTCGGACCGGGCGGTCTGACGCGCGAGCGCGCCGGCTTCGAAGTGCGCGACGTGCACTACTCGCAGTACGGCCGCATGTGCCCGATCGAAACGCCTGAAGGTCCGAACATCGGACTGATCACGTCGCTCGCCTGCTACGCGCAGGTGAACGACCTCGGCTTCGTCGAGACGCCGTATCGCGTGGTCAAGAACGGAAAGGTTCTCAACGAGATCGCCTGGCTCGACGCGAACAGAGAAGAAGGCGCGTTGATCGCGCAGGCCAGCGCGCGCGTCGACGAGCATGGGAATTTCCTCGAGGACCTCGTGCTCTGCCGCCAGCAGGGTGACGCGCCGCTCACGCCGAAGGATCGCATCGACTACATGGACGTCGCGCCCGAGCAGCTCGTCTCGATCGCCGCGGCGCTCATTCCATTCCTCGAGCACGACGACGCGAACCGCGCGTTGATGGGCTCGAACATGCAACGCCAGGCGGTTCCGCTCCTCAATCCCCGCACGCCGCTCGTCGGCACGGGCCTCGAGGATAAGGTCGCCAAGGACTCGGGCGCGGTCGTCATCGCGCGCCGGGCCGGCGTCGTCGCGCGCGTCACGGCCGACGAGATCATCATCGACGCGGCCGCGGTCGAGAGGAAGAAGGGCGCGGAGGGCGCTGATGGCGATCGCCCGCTCGCGCGCCTCACGCAGCACGACCGCTACCGCTTGAAGAAGTACTGGAGAACGAACCAGGACACGGCCATCAACCAGCGTCCGCTCGTTCGTCAGGGGCAAAAAGTGAAGCAGGGCGACGTGCTCGCCGACGGCGCCGCGACGGAGCTGGGACAGCTCGCGCTCGGATCAAATGTGACGGTGGCCTTCATGCCCTGGTACGGTCACAATTTCGAGGACGCGATCGTTTTGTCGGAGCGGCTCGTCAAGGACGACGTGTATTCGTCGATCCACATCCAGGAATTGGAGCTCCACGTCCGCGACACGAAGCGCGGTCAGGAAGAGATCACGCGCGAAATCCCGAACGTCTCGGAAGAGGCGCTGCTCGACCTCGATGAGCGCGGCATCGTTCGCATTGGAGCACACGTCAAGCCCGGCGATATCCTGGTCGGCAAGATCACGCCGAAGGGCGAGACCGAGCTCTCACCCGAAGAGAAGCTTCTCACGGCGATCTTCGGCGAGAAGGCGAAGGACGTGAAGGACTCGTCGCTGAAGGTGCCGCCGGGCATGGAAGGCGTGGTCATTGATGTGAAGATTTTCTCCCGGATCGAAGACCAGGTCGTCGAGAAAGACCGCGGCGAGCGCATCGGTGAAGTCCGTCGGCTCGAGGGCGAAGAGAAGGTTCGCGTCAACGAAGTGCGCGACTCGGAGCTCATCGAGGTGCTCGACGGGCAGACGATCGCGCTCGCCCTCAAGGCGGGCACGGTCGAAGAGGCGATCGCGGCCGGGACGAAAGTCACGTCGGCGAGCCTCCGCGAGATGCGCCTGTCGACGATCGACCTCAAGACGCTCCGCGTCGAGAACAAGCGCGTGAACGAGCGTCTGCGTCAGATCATCGACGCGTCGAACGAAGAGAAGGCCAAGATCGAAGAGAAGGCGGAAGAGCGCATCGACCGCATTCTCCAGCCCGACGAATTGCCGCCCGGCGTCATCCAGCTCGTGAAGGTCTACCTGGCCGAGAAGCGAAAGGTCTCGGTCGGCGACAAGATGGCCGGACGCCACGGCAACAAGGGTATCGTTGCGCGTGTCGTGCCCGAGGAGGACATGCCGTTCCTCCCCGACGGCCGGCCCGTCGACATCGTGCTCAACCCGCTCGGCGTGCCGAGCCGAATGAACGTCGGACAGATTCTCGAAACGCACCTCGGGTGGGTCGCGCGCATTCTTGGCTTCTACGCCAAGACGCCGGTCTTCCAGGGGACCAACGAGCGCGAGATCGGGCTGCTGCTCAAGATGGCCGGCGTGATCTGGGCCGCGCGGGCGCTGGGACTTCGCACCGCGGCGCCGGCGATCACCGACAAGGACGTCGTCGCGCTGCTCGCCGACATCAAGCCGGACGTGTCGACCGAGCACGAAGTCTTCGTGCGGTTGCAAGAGGCGACGCTGAACGACCTTGGCGGCCGCGGCATGTCGCAGGAGACGCGCGACATGCACCACGCGATCCGCGACTTCCTCGCCGGCGCGGCGAAGGAGTTGGGCGAGCGTGAGGAAACGGCGATCGCGAACCAGATCGCGTTCCACACGGCGTGGGTCGACGACGAGTCGCAGTCGGCGTCGAAGCGCGCCGAGTACAAGGCCGCGCTCAAGCAGCTCGAGAAGCGCAAGGCGCTCGACTCGGCCGCACTGTTGACGGACCACGAGCTGCCGGCGCTCGCCGGAATGCTCGGCAAGAAGTCGGAGGCGGACGTCGACGCGGCCGCGGTCGAGCTGATGCGGCTCGCCGGTCTGAACGCGTTCGGCAAGGTGCGTCTGCGCGACGGGCGCAGCGGCGAGCTGTTCGTGTCGCCGGTGACCGTCGGTGAGATCTACATGCTGAAGCTCTCGCACCTCGTCGACGACAAGATCCACGCGCGGAGCATCGGACCGTACTCGCTCGTCACGCAGCAACCGCTGGCGGGCAAGGCGCAGTTCGGCGGCCAGCGCTTCGGAGAGATGGAAGTGTGGGCGCTCGAGGCGTACGGTGCCGCGCACGTGTTGCAGGAGATTCTGACGGTGAAGTCGGACGACGTGAACGGCCGTAGCCGGGTCTACGAGGCGATCGTGAAGGGACAGAATCTTCCGGAGCCCGGAATCCCGGAGTCGTTCAACGTGTTGGTGAAGGAACTACAGGCCCTCGGCATCAAGGTCACGATGGGTCAGAGCGCAGACGGTTATTGGGGCTCGCAGGCCGCCGCCAATGCCGCCGGCGGCGATGGCACATCGTCCAACGGCGCGGGGAGCGGGGGGGAGGAGTAA
- the rplL gene encoding 50S ribosomal protein L7/L12 translates to MTNDEILEAIGNKSVFELAELIDAFKSKFNVTIAAAPVGGAPAGGGGAAAAPAVEEKTEFDVLLKDAGGKKIQVIKVVREITGLGLKEAKDLVDSAPSTVKAGVTKDESASIKAKLEEQGATVEVK, encoded by the coding sequence ATGACGAACGACGAGATCCTCGAAGCGATCGGCAACAAGTCCGTCTTCGAGCTCGCCGAGCTGATCGATGCCTTCAAGAGCAAGTTCAACGTGACCATTGCCGCGGCCCCGGTCGGCGGCGCTCCCGCCGGCGGCGGCGGCGCGGCGGCGGCTCCGGCCGTGGAAGAGAAGACCGAGTTCGACGTCCTGCTCAAGGACGCCGGCGGCAAGAAGATCCAGGTCATCAAGGTGGTCCGCGAGATCACCGGCCTGGGCCTGAAGGAAGCCAAGGACCTCGTCGACAGCGCGCCGAGCACGGTCAAAGCCGGCGTGACGAAGGACGAATCGGCGTCGATCAAAGCCAAGCTGGAAGAGCAGGGCGCGACGGTGGAAGTGAAGTGA
- the rplJ gene encoding 50S ribosomal protein L10 gives MNRTEKEQLVSDLKTKLQSATALYYTDFTGLNVKRMTDLRRKLRKANVEYVVIKNTLALRAVNESGLIGERLRGPTGLVVAKDPVAAAKVITDFAKENDQKPAVKGGVFEGTKIDKAQVAKLASMPSREQMLAQLGAGLQSPLAGFVGALSGILYMFAGALEGLRQQKESAGAGAG, from the coding sequence ATGAACCGCACCGAGAAAGAACAGCTGGTCTCCGACCTGAAGACGAAATTGCAGAGCGCCACGGCGCTCTATTACACCGACTTCACCGGTCTCAACGTGAAGCGGATGACCGACCTCCGACGCAAGCTGCGCAAGGCGAACGTCGAGTACGTGGTCATCAAGAACACGCTCGCCCTCCGCGCCGTAAACGAGAGTGGCCTCATTGGCGAGCGTTTGCGCGGCCCGACAGGACTCGTCGTCGCCAAGGATCCGGTCGCCGCGGCCAAAGTCATCACCGACTTCGCCAAGGAGAACGACCAGAAGCCGGCGGTGAAGGGCGGTGTATTCGAAGGAACCAAGATCGACAAGGCGCAGGTGGCCAAGCTGGCCTCGATGCCGTCGCGCGAGCAAATGCTCGCCCAGCTCGGCGCCGGACTGCAGTCGCCGCTCGCCGGGTTCGTCGGAGCGCTCAGCGGCATCCTGTACATGTTCGCCGGCGCGCTGGAAGGATTGCGGCAGCAGAAAGAGAGCGCTGGAGCCGGCGCCGGATAA
- the rplA gene encoding 50S ribosomal protein L1, which produces MRDHGKKYNAAAKNRDIASAYQPRVALEIVKKSAFAKFDETVEVAVRLGVDPRHADQVVRGTVVLPAGTGKSVRVLVIAAGDKAKEAETAGADYVGAEFIQKIKDGWLDFDVLIATPDQMGQLGQLGRVLGPRGLMPNPKAGTVTFNISNAVKETKAGKIEFRVDKAGNVHAPIGKVSFGIDALETNYTAFMDQIVRSKPAASKGVYVKNVSVSSTMGPGVSIDSTLYRMAGSAQ; this is translated from the coding sequence ATGCGCGACCATGGCAAGAAGTACAACGCGGCCGCCAAAAATCGCGACATCGCCTCGGCGTACCAGCCCCGCGTGGCGCTGGAGATCGTCAAGAAATCGGCATTCGCGAAGTTTGACGAGACCGTCGAAGTGGCCGTCCGTCTGGGCGTCGACCCGCGCCACGCCGATCAGGTCGTGCGCGGCACCGTCGTTCTCCCGGCCGGAACCGGCAAGTCGGTCCGCGTGCTCGTCATCGCCGCCGGCGACAAGGCCAAGGAGGCCGAGACCGCCGGCGCCGACTACGTGGGCGCGGAGTTCATTCAGAAGATCAAGGACGGCTGGCTCGACTTCGACGTGCTGATCGCCACGCCGGACCAGATGGGGCAGCTCGGCCAGCTCGGCCGCGTCCTCGGTCCGCGCGGACTCATGCCGAATCCCAAAGCCGGCACGGTCACGTTCAACATCTCGAACGCGGTCAAGGAAACGAAGGCGGGCAAGATCGAGTTCCGCGTCGACAAGGCGGGGAATGTCCACGCGCCGATCGGCAAGGTGTCGTTCGGCATCGACGCGCTCGAGACCAACTACACGGCGTTCATGGATCAGATCGTCCGGTCCAAGCCCGCGGCCTCGAAGGGCGTGTACGTCAAGAACGTCTCGGTCTCCAGCACCATGGGCCCCGGCGTGTCGATCGACAGCACGCTCTACCGAATGGCAGGGAGCGCACAATGA
- the rplK gene encoding 50S ribosomal protein L11, with amino-acid sequence MAKKVTGFVKLQIPAGKANPAPPVGTALGPQGINIMAFCKEFNSRTQGQDTILPVEITIYSDKSFTFITKTPPAAVLLKKEAGIDKGSGQPNRNKVGRVTRAQVRKIAEIKMPDLNCDTIESAMMMVAGAARSMGLEVVD; translated from the coding sequence ATGGCCAAGAAAGTCACGGGGTTCGTCAAGCTGCAGATCCCCGCGGGCAAGGCCAATCCCGCCCCTCCGGTGGGAACGGCGCTCGGCCCGCAGGGCATCAACATCATGGCCTTTTGCAAAGAGTTCAATTCGCGAACTCAGGGCCAGGATACGATTCTCCCGGTCGAAATCACGATCTATTCCGACAAGTCCTTCACCTTCATCACGAAGACGCCGCCCGCGGCCGTCTTGCTGAAGAAGGAGGCGGGCATCGACAAGGGATCGGGACAGCCGAACCGGAACAAGGTCGGACGCGTCACGCGCGCCCAGGTGCGCAAGATCGCCGAGATCAAGATGCCCGACCTGAACTGCGACACGATCGAGTCGGCGATGATGATGGTCGCCGGCGCGGCGCGATCGATGGGCTTGGAGGTCGTCGACTGA
- the nusG gene encoding transcription termination/antitermination protein NusG, with protein MNTMAEHRWYAIQTTAGHENKVRSLIQRKIDGDARAPEARAIRQALVPTQEVVEIKNGKKVNVERKLYPGYVLVEMEMNQETAHVVNGIQGVIKFVGHDQRFPQPLRPDEVNRLLGIAVEQEEEEPKEEIPFLVGQAVAITEGPFTDFNGTVEEVMVDKGKVRVSVSLFGRPTSVELDYLQLRAY; from the coding sequence ATGAACACCATGGCGGAGCATCGCTGGTACGCGATCCAGACCACCGCGGGCCACGAGAACAAGGTTCGTTCGCTGATCCAGCGGAAGATCGACGGCGACGCGCGGGCGCCCGAGGCGCGCGCGATTCGCCAAGCGCTCGTCCCGACGCAGGAAGTGGTCGAGATCAAGAACGGCAAGAAGGTCAACGTCGAACGCAAGCTCTATCCCGGCTACGTGCTCGTCGAGATGGAGATGAACCAGGAAACGGCCCACGTGGTGAACGGCATCCAGGGCGTGATCAAGTTCGTCGGTCACGACCAGCGATTCCCGCAGCCGCTGCGGCCCGATGAAGTGAACCGCCTCCTCGGCATCGCGGTCGAGCAGGAGGAGGAGGAGCCGAAGGAGGAGATTCCGTTCCTCGTCGGTCAGGCGGTGGCCATCACGGAAGGGCCGTTCACCGATTTCAACGGAACGGTGGAAGAAGTGATGGTCGACAAAGGCAAGGTGCGGGTGTCGGTCTCGTTGTTCGGCCGGCCTACGTCGGTGGAGTTGGATTACTTGCAGTTGAGAGCGTACTGA
- the secE gene encoding preprotein translocase subunit SecE, with protein sequence MADAAVRTGGSGTPSAPGPGPISRLVTFYHGVIAEMKKVTWPDRPQVQQATISIILFVLALGAVISILDLILQGLLIKGIPALFAGR encoded by the coding sequence ATGGCCGACGCTGCCGTACGCACGGGCGGGTCGGGCACGCCAAGCGCTCCCGGACCGGGCCCGATTTCCCGTCTCGTCACGTTCTACCACGGCGTGATCGCGGAGATGAAGAAGGTCACCTGGCCGGACCGACCGCAGGTTCAGCAGGCGACGATCTCGATCATCCTCTTCGTGCTCGCGCTCGGAGCCGTCATCTCGATTCTCGATCTGATTCTTCAGGGTTTGCTGATCAAAGGAATTCCAGCGTTGTTCGCGGGACGATGA
- the rpmG gene encoding 50S ribosomal protein L33, with translation MPREKIILACGECKNRNYFTTKNKRLHPERVEWKKYCPRCNKHQVHKETK, from the coding sequence ATGCCTCGAGAGAAAATCATTCTCGCCTGCGGCGAGTGTAAGAACCGGAACTACTTCACGACGAAGAACAAGCGGCTCCATCCGGAGCGCGTGGAGTGGAAGAAGTACTGCCCGCGGTGCAACAAGCACCAGGTCCATAAGGAAACCAAGTAA